Part of the Paludisphaera borealis genome, GGGCGCCTGCGTGATCGCCAAGAGCTACGAAATGAAGGCGGCGGGGGTGAAGACGGCGGACCCGATCTGGGAGGCGCTCGTCAAATGTCCCGATGGGATCTACGTCAAACGCGATTTCCGATGGTACGAGGTCTTGAGCCGGTTGATGCGCGACCTGGTTCACGAGCTGTCGCCGCGGGTGGAGTATTACTCGATCGACGAGTTCTTCTTCCAGGCCGAGGTGCGTGGCGGGCGGACGTTTCAGGACCTGGCCGAAGCGATGCGCGACCGGATCTGGGAGCGGATCGGCGTGCCGGTGACGGTGGGGATCGCGCGGACGCGGACCCTGGCCAAGCTGATCTCCGACGCCGCCAAGCCGCATGGGGCCCTGGCGGTGATCGACGAGGACGAGGTGGAGCAGTTTCTGGCCGTCCAGCCGGTGACCGAGATCACCGGCGTCGCCGGCCGGCGGGCGGCCCGACTGGCCCCCTGGGGGATCGCCACCTGCCTCGACCTGGCCCGCGCCGACCGCCGGCTGGTGCGGAAGCTTTTAACGGCCGCCGGCGAGACCCTCTGGTGGGAGCTGAACGGCGAGCCGGTGCAGGCGATCCACTCGCGTCGCCCGGCGCACAAGGCGCTCTCACGGGGCGGCAGCTTCGGCGAGTCGACGGCCGATCCGATGGTCCTCTACGCCTGGCTGGTCCGCAACCTCGAACGGCTGATCGAAGAGCTGCGGTTCCACGACGTGGCCGCCGGCCGGCTGACGGTCATGGTCCAGTACAAGACCGGGCACACCGGCGCCGGCGGCAAGTCGCTGGTGGTCCCCAGCGACCGGTTCGACGTCCTGCTGGAGACGGCCCGGCCTTGCCTGCGGCAGGCGTGGATGCGCGGCGTCCAGGCGACGCATATGCACCTGATCGCCGAGAACCTGGCCCCGCGCGGCCAGTGCGCGCTGGCCCTCTTCGACCCGCCTTCCCAGCGCATCCAGGCCGAGGCCGTCGCCCGCGTCAAGGAGCAGATCAACGACCGCCACGGCCGGTTCACCCTCCGCAGCGCCGCCACGCTGTACCTGCCGTCGATCTACCGCGACACGGCCAACGCCTACGACATCTGCGATATTCGCGGGAAAATCTGTTTCTAGCGCGTGGGTCGGAATACCAGCCCGAAGCGCCAGCGAGTGAATTTCCGGTCGGCCATTCGAATCGATTCACTCGCTGACGCTTCGAGCCGGTATTCCGAGAGGAGAGGCATGCTCGCGTCAGTCTGTTTTGATGTCCCTATATGCGTTCAAACGCGACCTCTTGCCCCCCTCTGTAACATCGTGTGCGTCGGAATTGCGCTGGCATGGAGCGAGCTGCCCACGGACCTGATCAGGCGGCACAACCTGGAGCGTCGCGTCCACGATCGTGGGGGCGAGCGCGAGGTTCGTTTTCTGTACCGCGACCGCCAGCCCCGGCTGCCGATCTGGCGCGACGGCCGGCTCCAGATCGTGCGGTGGGGCAACGGCCGCGACCAAAGCCGGCTCCTGCCGCCGACCGGCTGGACCTGGCAGGCGACCGTCGAGGACGGCTACTGGCGGAACCTCGACGCGGTCCTCGTCGACATCCCCGCCGCGCTCGGCTTCGAACGCGGGGTCTGGTTCCGCATCCGCCAGGGAATCCGCGGCGTCCTGGTCCCCGACGAGCACGGCGTCGCCGTCGCCTACATGATCTGCGAGCCGTCGAGCCACTACTACCAGATCATGACGCGGTCGTCGCGGATGCCGATCCTGATCGAGGAGCGGATCTGATAGGATGTCGTCGAGCGGATTCGAACTGAAGCGAGGAACGCGATCCATCGGGAGCGAGCGAGGCATGTCGAAACCCGGATCGAGCCAGGATTCCCAACGAACCGACCAGGCCGCCGACCCCTCGGCCCAAGCTTCGGCGACGCCCGTCGTCGTCGCCGGACGCGCCACGAGAGACGCGCCGATCGGCGTGGCGGTGTCGACCTCTCCGGGCCAGTCGGGCGTCGTCACGGCGCGGAAGGCCGGCGAGCTGCGTGACATGGGCCTCCAGGTCGACCCGCGCAAGGTCGGCGTCCAGGGCGCGCTCCAGCATCTGGCCAAGGCGGTGAACATCGCCTTTCAGACCGACTACGGCGAGAACTACCTGGAGTCGGTCTACCAGGCGGCGGTCTTCAAGCGCGGCGAGGTCCAGATCATCCACCGCGAGTATTTCGGCTTCGGCGACACCTGGTTCGGCCAGTTCGGCCGACTGATCCGGTCGATGGAATTGACCCTCGAAGGCCCCGACCCGGTCTCCCCCGAAGGCCGCGAGCGCATCATCGAGAAAGGCCCTTCCTCGATCCGGGGCATCTTCAACCTGCTCGGCCGCAAGCTCGACCTCGTGACCGAATACGAGGACCGCGTCCCCGCCTACGTCGAGCAGATGTTCGACCGCCTCGAAGCCTCGGGCATCATCGTCGGCTGGAACCGCGACGACTGGGACGTCTGGACCACCCAGATCGGCCTCGACATCCGCATCGCCCCCAAGGAGGGGGTCGACTTCGGAGGTTAGCACAAGCTGGTCACCGCCTTCCGGGAGCCGCTTATTGATCCGCGAGCGCCTTGATGCGTTCCTTGGCGGTCTTGGCGGCGGGGGCGTCGGGGAAGGACTTGACGAGTTCGCGGTAATTCTTGAGCGCGGCGGCGGGCTTGCCGGCTTTTTCGAGGTTCTGCGCGATCTTGAGCAGGCCCGCGGCCCGGTCGGCGGACTTGGCGGCGGGTTTGGGCTTGGGCGCGGGGGCGTCGTCGTCGGGCTCGGCCTTGTCCATCGACTTCGATTTCGCCTTCTCCTTCTCGGGTTTCGACGAGGGTTCTTCGACGTCGCCCGCGAAGGCGTCGTCGGCGCCTCGAACGCGCGAGGGGCCGGCGGCGGGCTTGGCCGGCATGCCCTTGGCGGCGGCTTCGCTGGCCAGGCTGGCCTTCTTGATGTACTTGTCGG contains:
- a CDS encoding DNA polymerase Y family protein yields the protein MGHLDADCFYVSAERVRDAFLVDKPVGVLGNQGACVIAKSYEMKAAGVKTADPIWEALVKCPDGIYVKRDFRWYEVLSRLMRDLVHELSPRVEYYSIDEFFFQAEVRGGRTFQDLAEAMRDRIWERIGVPVTVGIARTRTLAKLISDAAKPHGALAVIDEDEVEQFLAVQPVTEITGVAGRRAARLAPWGIATCLDLARADRRLVRKLLTAAGETLWWELNGEPVQAIHSRRPAHKALSRGGSFGESTADPMVLYAWLVRNLERLIEELRFHDVAAGRLTVMVQYKTGHTGAGGKSLVVPSDRFDVLLETARPCLRQAWMRGVQATHMHLIAENLAPRGQCALALFDPPSQRIQAEAVARVKEQINDRHGRFTLRSAATLYLPSIYRDTANAYDICDIRGKICF